A single Oncorhynchus keta strain PuntledgeMale-10-30-2019 unplaced genomic scaffold, Oket_V2 Un_contig_1171_pilon_pilon, whole genome shotgun sequence DNA region contains:
- the rgs20 gene encoding regulator of G-protein signaling 20 — protein sequence MPTDVILAENSLFSLGIHGETPMGSECMEMRKRQMSVQQESMAGGTAPTQQDPSQSQNQGNQNQGNQSQVNQRGNNACCFCWCCCCSCSWNEEREERNRRASYDLKAEGTADCEDSPPPTLEEVRSWAQSFDRLMSCAAGRVAFRLFLCTEFSEENMLFWLACEEFTKETNKTSIEEKARIIYEDYISILSPKEVSLDSRVREVINKNMLEPSSQTFVDAQVQIYTLMQRDSYPRYMNSPAYKNLLNSLSEQAPEF from the exons ATGCCGACGGATGTAATCTTGGCAGAGAATTCCCTCTTCTCCCTGGGCATACATGGTGAAACT CCCATGGGATCAGAGTGTATGGAGATGCGAAAGCGTCAGATGTCGGTGCAGCAGGAGTCGATGGCGGGTGGCACGGCACCGACCCAGCAGGACCCTAGCCAGAGCCAGAACCAGGGAAACCAGAACCAGGGGAATCAGAGCCAGGTGAACCAGAGAGGGAACAACGCCTGTTGCTTCTGCTGGTGCTGCTGCTGTAGCTGTTCCTG GAACGAGGAGCGTGAGGAGAGGAACCGCCGGGCGTCCTACGACCTCAAGGCTGAGGGAACGGCCGACTGCGaggacag CCCCCCTCCCACTCTGGAGGAGGTCCGTTCCTGGGCCCAGTCGTTTGACCGACTGATGTCGTGCGCTGCTGGCCGAGTGGCGTTTAGGTTGTTCCTGTGTACAGAGTTCAGTGAGGAGAACATGTTATTCTGGCTGGCTTGTGAGGAGTTCACCAAGGAAACCAACAAGACCTCCATTGAGGAGAAGGCACGGATCATTTACGAGGACTACATCTCCATCCTCTCACCCAAAGAG GTGAGTCTGGACTCCCGTGTTCGGGAGGTGATCAACAAGAACATGTTGGAGCCGTCGTCCCAGACCTTCGTTGATGCTCAGGTGCAGATCTACACGCTGATGCAAAGAGACTCCTACCCCCGATACATGAACTCCCCCGCCTACAAGAACCTGCTCAACTCCCTCTCAGAGCAGGCCCCTGAGTTCTAA